The genome window TGGGAGGAGATATATACATGGGATGCTTCTCCCCATCAGGCATTGGTTCTAGAAAGCACAGACACCTCAGTCACCATTTGCTGCTTTGACTTTTACAAGTCCTTCCTCAGGAATTTCACCTCATCAGTCAATGCGGATGGTGAGAGGAGCTTTCCCCACAACAGCAAACAGATGAACATGGGCAGAGTATTGGCTACTGTGCTACCACTTGCTTTGGTCTCTAGCTGAGATaagaaaacaatggaaaaaagaatactaccAACTTATTAGCTTCCACACTTCTCCATTGCTGTATTATCCTCCTGCATACCACTTTAAATCACTTCAGTGCCCTagattcttttatttcaaagtagAAATGCAATAAAACTAACAAAGAACACAGATTGGTAGAAATAAGCAAAGATGGAGGTCCCCACCCTTGCCAACCATATTAAGTCAATGGAAAAATACAATCAAAATTCACATGCTGTTTGCATAAAACAAACTCTAAGGAATCACTTACTTTTTGACATCCAGAGAaccattttccttgttttccatgTCAACAGTTCGCATGGAGAAGAGAGGTTTCTTCAGCAGCTACCAACAGGAAAAAAGCTGCGTTTAGTTACTGGTAGTATGAAAAGAACAACATAACACAACAGAAACAAGTATTCTATAGAGATGCAACTGTTTCTATCTGAGAACAAAGTGCTGTGGAAGACCGCTTCCCTCAGAACCTTGGCAAAGCCAGTAATAACTACTGAATTAGGAAAAAGTTTGCTTGTGCTTTGAACACAGGAAATCGCATCTTCCTTGATTTTCAGTCACGAGCATCACATATGAtcctttttttaaactaatacaATCTTGATCTAAACTACGTAGAGAAAGACCAGCCTGCAATATGTCTATGACTGGACACCAAGCGTGCTCTCAGTGCCTTCAGTCACCCTGAGCAGAAGCACAACCCTACTGTTAGCGAGGCTTGGAAATCTACGCCCTCGTTTTACAAATGGGGATCTGAAACACCGATGAGAAATGCGATTTCTACCCCAGTCACAAACCAGCTGGCAAGGCGAGTCACTGAACGAGTCCAAAACTCCTGAGGCCTAATTGTGCACCTTCTCCACCAGCCCATCCTTCCTGTGCTTTGCACTGCTGCCTCTACGCACGCTGAGCTCGGAGGGGGGAAGGACCGTACAAAGGACactggaggaaaggaaagccAGCCCGCTGGCTGCTCCCACCTCCCCAAGGAAGGCACAGAAGGCAGCCCAGCCTCCTCCTTCTGCTCTCAAAGGCATTTCTATGTCGGGGAGCACCGTAACTACCCGTGGGCTCGGGATGTTCCCGCTGTAGGTTAATGGACGCCGGCGGTACGTCTCAGAGCTTGGGGAAGTACAGAACGGGGAAATCGCGCTCTTCAGCTAAAACTTTGCAAAAACAAACGATAGCAATTAACGCCGCtgcttacaaaaataaaaggaaaggaaggaccCTTTATGAGCCAATTACCAGCACCAGAGAGCAGCACCAAACTGGCGGCGAGGATGCTCCTTCCACGCTGAGCCCGGAGCACTCGGCGCAGCCCAGGTGTGGGCGCGCTGACAGCCGCCAGCTCCGGGCCGGGACGGAGCCGCCGCGACCCCACCCGCACCTGGGGGCTCCCGGCGGGCGCTGCGTGACACGCGTGCACCATCTTACGAGCATCTCCGGCAGGCAGCGTGGCACCACATTGTCATTATTTTTCGTGCGGGAGGGGAGGAAAGCAAGACAGACGGACCTACCTACGGGCAACTACACCGAAGCATTGCTACGCGCTGCTCCGGCGCGGCGNNNNNNNNNNNNNNNNNNNNNNNNNNNNNNNNNNNNNNNNNNNNNNNNNNNNNNNNNNNNNNNNNNNNNNNNNNNNNNNNNNNNNNNNNNNNNNNNNNNNCTGCCACACACGGCCCCCACCAACCGCCGCCCGCGTTATGGCGGACGATTTAAAGGCGCCGCGCCTACCTGCTGAACGGGGCTGCCTGCCTCCCTGCCTGCCGCCGCGGGGCCCCGGCCCTCCCGCGGCCGCTTCCACTCTCCTACCCACAAGGGCGTGCCGGGGAGTGTCAGTGGAGCGGGTGGTGGGAGCGGCAAACAACTCCGCGGATAGATTTGGAAAAGAGCCTcgggaaataaaagggaaatagGAACAACCAGGCTTTTCAAAATTGGAGAAGTTGCATCGAACTACTTCTGAAATGAGTTTGTCAGTACGTAAGTGGGCAGCGAGCGCTGGGCTGCCTCTCAAACCAGAAACCGGAGCCCTAGCACCTCAGGGATGTGAGGCTGTGCTCCCACCTACCCTGCGCAtcacacagtgctgtgctgggacacGTGCGAgtccctgcagggtttgcaGTGCAGTGATGTACGAAGGCCAGGTCTGGCCCCTGAGAGTAACGTTCCACCCACTGAGATTAACAAATTTTTGGCAATTTTCTCTTgcaattacatttttgttttactctaTTACACACTGGTTATTTCTTCTCCCGAGTTTTCCCAGATTCAAGAGGTTTTCTAGCAGTATAGAAATATTCCTGTGGATGATGCACTATCAGTGTGAGCGGTGCTTTTCACCACATCCTACTTTGCCCCACTAAGGCTTGGCAGAGCCCCCTTGCACGATGCCCTAACCACTGTCTCATCACTCCTAACAGCACTAATTTGGTATCAGTACAGAAATCATTGTGGTATCACACCCAGTAGCAgctgagtgcaccctcagtgtTTGCAGACAGGGATCCAAGccccaaaacaacaaaccagACACAGCACAGTAATCGCAGGAAAGGCACAACTGAGCCCATGGCCCTGTAGACATGGTCCcacttcagcatttcattttgccTTAACCAAACAAATAACCAAAGCATACAAAAACTATGCAAATAATGATAAGAGTGCTGAAAACTAACAGCAATGTGAGTCCTAGCTg of Meleagris gallopavo isolate NT-WF06-2002-E0010 breed Aviagen turkey brand Nicholas breeding stock chromosome 10, Turkey_5.1, whole genome shotgun sequence contains these proteins:
- the SAMD13 gene encoding sterile alpha motif domain-containing protein 13 isoform X1; translated protein: MLVRWCTRVTQRPPGAPRCGWGRGGSVPARSWRLSARPHLGCAECSGLSVEGASSPPVWCCSLVLLLKKPLFSMRTVDMENKENGSLDVKNSVENGRPPDPADWAVIDVVNYFRTAGFEEQASAFQEQEIDGKSLLLMTRNDVLTGLSLKLGPALKIYEYHVKPLQTQHLKNNSL
- the SAMD13 gene encoding sterile alpha motif domain-containing protein 13 isoform X3 — translated: MLVRWCTRVTQRPPGAPRCGWGRGGSVPARSWRLSARPHLGCAECSGLSVEGASSPPVWCCSLVLLLKKPLFSMRTVDMENKENGSLDVKNSVENGRPPDPADWAVIDVVNYFRTAGFEEQASAFQEQASQEVGHRGPLKRVADQIWGLSVSMLK
- the SAMD13 gene encoding sterile alpha motif domain-containing protein 13 isoform X4; this encodes MLVRWCTRVTQRPPGAPRCGWGRGGSVPARSWRLSARPHLGCAECSGLSVEGASSPPVWCCSLVLLLKKPLFSMRTVDMENKENGSLDVKNSVENGRPPDPADWAVIDVVNYFRTAGFEEQASAFQEQDVWEVGHLKQSPEVISRKLMANHYC
- the SAMD13 gene encoding sterile alpha motif domain-containing protein 13 isoform X6, giving the protein MLVRWCTRVTQRPPGAPRCGWGRGGSVPARSWRLSARPHLGCAECSGLSVEGASSPPVWCCSLVLLLKKPLFSMRTVDMENKENGSLDVKNSVENGRPPDPADWAVIDVVNYFRTAGFEEQASAFQEQVLDFLHLDPSTLEVVLTP
- the SAMD13 gene encoding sterile alpha motif domain-containing protein 13 isoform X5; translated protein: MLVRWCTRVTQRPPGAPRCGWGRGGSVPARSWRLSARPHLGCAECSGLSVEGASSPPVWCCSLVLLLKKPLFSMRTVDMENKENGSLDVKNSVENGRPPDPADWAVIDVVNYFRTAGFEEQASAFQEQDVWEVGHLKQSPEVISRVCQ
- the SAMD13 gene encoding sterile alpha motif domain-containing protein 13 isoform X2; this encodes MLVRWCTRVTQRPPGAPRCGWGRGGSVPARSWRLSARPHLGCAECSGLSVEGASSPPVWCCSLVLLLKKPLFSMRTVDMENKENGSLDVKNSVENGRPPDPADWAVIDVVNYFRTAGFEEQASAFQEQASQEVGHRGPLKRVADQIWVLDFLHLDPSTLEVVLTP